One Candidatus Nitronauta litoralis genomic window, GATCATTAAGAAAGGGCGATTACAACCTGGAAAGATGTTCTTCGTCGATCTCAAGCAGGGCCGAATCCTGGCGGATGAAGAGATTAAAACGGACCTGGCCAGCCAAAAACCTTATGGCGAATGGTTGAAAGAAAACCAGGTGTCCATTGATGATCTACCGGTCACGCCGAATACCAAATCTGCCAATTTTGAGGATCTGGTTAAACGTCAAATTGCTTTCGGATTCACCATGGAGGACATCAAAATCGTCCTGGCCCCCATGGCGGAAACAGGTATGGAAGCGACGGGATCCATGGGCAACGATGCCGCACTTGCGGTTCGTTCGGAAAAACCTGTTCTCCTGTTCAATTATTTTAAGCAGTTATTCGCGCAAGTCACCAATCCCGCAATTGACTCAATAAGGGAAGAGCTGGTGATGTCGATGTATGTCACACTGGGACGCGAGTACAATCTGCTTTCCGAGACACCTGAACAATGCCGGAAGCTGAAGCTCAATCACCCGATTCTTACGCCGGAAGAAATTGAAAAGATCCGCGTTCTCGATCAGAAAGATATCAAGACAGTCACTCTTTCCACCCTGTTCCCTGCAAGCGAAGGGGAGGAGGGCATGGAGCGGGCGCTGGAAAACTTATGTGCCCAGGCGTCGGAAGCGATTGCAAACGGTGCAACAATTTTATTGCTCTCAGACCGCGGCGTAGATGAAGACAACGCCCCATTACCAAGCCTGCTGGCCACCGCCGCAGTGCATCATCATCTGCTTCGGGAGGGCACCCGCATGTTGTGCGGTATTGCTGTCGAAACAGGTGAAGCGCGTGAAATGCACCATTTTGCCCTTTTAATTGGATATGGTGCTGGAGCGATCTACCCCTACATGGCGTATGACACCATTGCCAAAATCGCAAGCGAGAATGTGTTCATCAAGGACATTGCCATTGAAGCGGCTATTAAAAACTTCATCACCTCTTGCCGCAAGGGGCTCTATAAAATCATCGCGAAAATGGGGATCTCGACTATCCAGAGTTATAGAGGTGCTCAGATATTTGAAGCGGTTGGACTCAATCACTCAGTGATCAACCAGTACTTCTCCGGAACCCCTTCGCGAATTGAAGGTGTCGGTATTGAAATTCTGGCGCGCGAAGTGCTGGCCCGGCATCGGGCGGCATTCGAGGGACTGCGTGTACTTTCTCCCCTCATTGATGCCGGTGGTGATTATTACTGGCGGCGCGGTGAGCAGAAGCACATGTTTAATCCGAAGGTTATTGGACTTCTTCAACACGCTACCCGATCCAATGACTACGTCACCTTTAAAAAGTTCTCCAAAATTTCAGATGAAGAAAACACCCGTGCCTGTACCTTGCGGGGTTTATTCACTTTTAAAGATAGTACCCCTGTACCCATTGAGGAAGTAGAACCGGTAGAAGAGATCACCAGGCGATTTTGTACTGGAGCCATGTCAATCGGATCCATATCTCGTGAGGCGCATGAGACGCTGGCTATTGCCATGAACCGGCTGGGTGGAAAAAGCAATACAGGTGAAGGCGGCGAGGACAGCGTTCGTTACACGCCAGATCCCAATGGGGATTCCAGACGCAGTGCGATCAAGCAGGTTGCCTCCGGTCGTTTCGGGGTAAACAGCTATTACCTGACCAATGCCGATGAATTGCAGATCAAGGTTTCGCAAGGTGCTAAACCGGGAGAGGGAGGTCAGTTACCTGGGCATAAGGTCAGCGAATACATAGCCCGAATCCGACACTCGACTCCGGGAGTCGGGTTGATCAGTCCTCCGCCTCATCATGATATTTATTCGATCGAAGATTTGCAGCAACTCATTTTCGATTTACACAATTCGAACCCCAAAGCGGAAGTCAGTGTGAAGCTGGTGGCCGAAAGTGGCGTGGGTACAATTGCCGCTGGTGTTTCCAAAGCGCGTAGTGACGGTGTTCTCATTGCAGGACACGATGGCGGTACCGGAGCGTCTCCCCAGACTTCCATCAAGCATGCAGGGCTTCCTTGGGAACTGGGTTTGTCTGAAACACAACAGGTTCTGGTGATGAATGATCTACGTGGACGCATTCGCGTACAGGTTGATGGTCAATTGAAAACAGGTAGGGATGTGGTCATCGGCGCGTTGCTGGGGGCAGACAGTTTTGGGTTTTCTACTGCACCTCTCGTCACTATGGGCTGCATTATGATGCGTAAGTGTCATCTCAATACATGTTCAGTGGGAATCGCAACCCAGGATGAAAAGCTGCGCAAGAAATTTTCCGGCGATGCCGATTACGTGGTTAATTTTTTCCGGTTCATTGCTGAAGAAGTCCGGGAAATAATGGCGCAACTGGGTTTTAGAAAATTTGATGACATCATCGGGCGTTCAGATCTCCTGAAAATGGATGCAGCAATCGGTCATTGGAAATCCCAGGGGCTTGATTTCAGCAAGATTTTGTTCAAGCCGGAGACGCAGCCAAATGTTGCGATTCGACACGTTCAGAAGCAGGACCTGGATGCGGATATTGGACCCAATGTAATGGACCGAACGCTGATCGCTGATGCACAGGAAGCGTTGGTAGATAAAACA contains:
- the gltB gene encoding glutamate synthase large subunit, whose amino-acid sequence is MAIQKLPEKQGLYDPAFEKDNCGVGFVARMDGVKTYETIREALDLLYRLEHRGACGSDPRTGDGAGILIQIPHEFFKKECEKIGIDLPETGQYGTGLVFFPKNGLAPELMKIFEQVIQEEGLICLGWRDVPVDSTQCGDVARQVEPLMKQLFVGGAGVVHDQDELERKLYVVRKRSGQAIRASGLAELYESYYICSLSSKTFVYKGQLMAPQVEHYFKDIQDPEMKTALALVHSRYSTNTFPSWGRAQPMRMVAHNGEINTIRGNKNWIQAREAMMESELFPDIDTVKPVIPPGGSDTADFDQALEFLVMAGRSLPHAAQMMIPEPWAGHETMAQDKRDFFEYHASLMEPWDGPASITFTDGEVVGAVLDRNGLRPSRYIVTKDGKVVMASEVGVLPIPESEIIKKGRLQPGKMFFVDLKQGRILADEEIKTDLASQKPYGEWLKENQVSIDDLPVTPNTKSANFEDLVKRQIAFGFTMEDIKIVLAPMAETGMEATGSMGNDAALAVRSEKPVLLFNYFKQLFAQVTNPAIDSIREELVMSMYVTLGREYNLLSETPEQCRKLKLNHPILTPEEIEKIRVLDQKDIKTVTLSTLFPASEGEEGMERALENLCAQASEAIANGATILLLSDRGVDEDNAPLPSLLATAAVHHHLLREGTRMLCGIAVETGEAREMHHFALLIGYGAGAIYPYMAYDTIAKIASENVFIKDIAIEAAIKNFITSCRKGLYKIIAKMGISTIQSYRGAQIFEAVGLNHSVINQYFSGTPSRIEGVGIEILAREVLARHRAAFEGLRVLSPLIDAGGDYYWRRGEQKHMFNPKVIGLLQHATRSNDYVTFKKFSKISDEENTRACTLRGLFTFKDSTPVPIEEVEPVEEITRRFCTGAMSIGSISREAHETLAIAMNRLGGKSNTGEGGEDSVRYTPDPNGDSRRSAIKQVASGRFGVNSYYLTNADELQIKVSQGAKPGEGGQLPGHKVSEYIARIRHSTPGVGLISPPPHHDIYSIEDLQQLIFDLHNSNPKAEVSVKLVAESGVGTIAAGVSKARSDGVLIAGHDGGTGASPQTSIKHAGLPWELGLSETQQVLVMNDLRGRIRVQVDGQLKTGRDVVIGALLGADSFGFSTAPLVTMGCIMMRKCHLNTCSVGIATQDEKLRKKFSGDADYVVNFFRFIAEEVREIMAQLGFRKFDDIIGRSDLLKMDAAIGHWKSQGLDFSKILFKPETQPNVAIRHVQKQDLDADIGPNVMDRTLIADAQEALVDKTPYAGNYLIRNIDRAVGAMLSNAVSQRYGEEGLPEKTIQMIFGGSAGQSFGGFLAPGISFYLYGDANDYVGKGLSGGHIVVRPALNSPIVPEENIIAGNVVLYGAISGKAFFRGVAGERFCVRNSGAQTVVEGVGDHACEYMTGGHVVVLGPTGRNFAAGMSGGIAYVLDENDEFEIHCNKGLVDLVPLEEDDVALVTGLVKEHVDLTGSTVGERVLKDWDQLQSKFIKVYPRDFRRVLEERKKREQEQTAGVN